From the genome of Actinomycetes bacterium:
GAGAAGCTGCGGGTGATGCCGGCGCAGTCCCGGCAGATCGCGGTGCCGTCGGCGCGGCGGCCGGGCAGGAGCCGATCGACCTCGCAGCCACCGCATCGCCCGTAGGTGCGGACAGCCCGCTCGTAGCAGGTGCGACAGAGCAGCCCGTCTTGCCAGTTCGCGGCCCTGGCTGCTTGGCGACCGCAGCGGGCACAGGGTTCGTGCTGCTCTGCGGTGGCGTGGGGGCGACCGGTCACTCCGGCCGGAGGCGGGCACGGCGGGGCCGCAGGTCGGTGGGCAGCTCGGCCGCGGCCACGGCGTCGCCGGTGCCGGTCTTGCGTGGCGCGGCATTGCCAGCGCGGGTGGCGATCAGCTCGGCCGGGGTGCACTCCAGGATGTCGCACAGCGCCGCCAGCACGGGCAGCGACAGCCGCTCGGGGATGCCGGTGACCAGCCGGTGGACCTGCGAGGCTGACAGGGTGATGCCCCGCTCGCCAAGCAGCGGGACCAGCTCGGTGGTGGCAAACAGGCCACGCTGAGCCATCACCTCCCGCAGCCGCCACTGGTAGCTGACCTCGCGTCGGATCCTCACGTCGCCCTCCCACTCCTGCGCAGCGCGGCCTGGACGGTCTGGTCCAGCACCCGCCGCAGGGTGCGGGTGCGGAAGTCCGCCGACACGCAGGCGGAGATCGAGGTCGTGCTGGCGTGCTCGTGGCCGGCCTGCTCCTGGACGAACCGGGCGTCCCAGCCGTCCTCGACGAGGTGGGTGACATACGAGCGGCGCAGCGAGTGGAAGTCCAGCCCGCCGGGCAGCCCCAGCGCGTCGCGGTAGGCGGCAAACCGGCTGTTGATCCGCTGCAGCCCGATGCGCGCGGCCCGCTCCGAGGGCCACAGCGCCGGGCTGCCCGCCGGCGCCAGCAGCGGCCGGAACTGCCCCACCCACTCCTGCAGGACCTCCGGCACCCAGGCCCAGACCGTCAGCACGCTGCGGGGCTTGGGCGCAGAGCCCGTGGTGGCCTTGCCGTGGCGCACGTGGCAGATGCCGTACTCGCCGAACTCCACCCCGTGGGGGTTGCGGCCGAAGTCGGCCACGTCCAGCATGCGCGTCTCGTTGCGGCGCAGCCCGTAGGCGTAGGCGACCTTGAACAGCACCGCGTCGCGGAAGGTGGGCAGCCAGCCCTTGCGGCCGGCGGCGCGGATGCGGGCGACCTGGGCGTCGGCGTGGTCGAAGAAGGCCTGCAGCTCGGCCAGGGTGAACGCCCGCTTGGACGGGTCGGCTTCGGCCTG
Proteins encoded in this window:
- a CDS encoding site-specific integrase, whose product is RQRAVRAFATHAAAYPWGWTPQMVDEWCTDLRTVRRLRRSTLRGYQAAVRGFCAYLTDPAYDWPQQCQRRFGTHPVQVVHEWNAAVHAQQAEADPSKRAFTLAELQAFFDHADAQVARIRAAGRKGWLPTFRDAVLFKVAYAYGLRRNETRMLDVADFGRNPHGVEFGEYGICHVRHGKATTGSAPKPRSVLTVWAWVPEVLQEWVGQFRPLLAPAGSPALWPSERAARIGLQRINSRFAAYRDALGLPGGLDFHSLRRSYVTHLVEDGWDARFVQEQAGHEHASTTSISACVSADFRTRTLRRVLDQTVQAALRRSGRAT
- a CDS encoding helix-turn-helix transcriptional regulator — translated: MRIRREVSYQWRLREVMAQRGLFATTELVPLLGERGITLSASQVHRLVTGIPERLSLPVLAALCDILECTPAELIATRAGNAAPRKTGTGDAVAAAELPTDLRPRRARLRPE